A genome region from Mercenaria mercenaria strain notata chromosome 11, MADL_Memer_1, whole genome shotgun sequence includes the following:
- the LOC123532391 gene encoding RNA-binding protein RO60-like, which translates to MKRLLRFIIIGSERTYYAREKELERENARCIDRLIKANRGAEVLQTIKDISISRRNVRQNSLLLAYAICARSNDSDTKSAAYALMSEICRIPTHLFMFIKYCEEVSKDERPDTGTGWGRAHKRAIGNWYTNFEKNPEKLARLITKFKNRENWCHKDVLRLSHTCTEDQVMAFIFSYIINGYEKAMAKFRQTVLEMSQEEASKFRKISGLIKVFDDAARCGDANNLCAMIKEHKLAWEQCNQNLRNKKEIWCALLPHMPPEALIRNLGKMTSYGMFAENSEDEQEALDKIRSINVPRDAADQEPRERSVEGNEDIEDERPWLSRNSYRNFLHPLRIFFAWIIYKTGHGDRGNSTWGPNTRITNALEKAFYRGYTAVEPTGQTFYLAVSVSPSMSRHIFKSRTVTCSMAAATMLMLTARTEENCIIKAFGQRTEDLDISPTDTLEQVEHKMRNAQHGQPTDCAEPIKDAIDMQRKDIDVFVIYTDSETCIGNVHPYQALCEYRKYSANPRVKMVVCGMCATDLTIADKEDQYMLDIAGFDSNAPWIISEFARGQL; encoded by the exons ATGAAGCGATTACTCAGATTTATCATCATTGGTTCTGAACGGACATATTATGCTCGAGAAAAAGAACTAGAGAGAGAAAATGCTCGTTGTATTGATAG ACTTATCAAAGCCAATAGAGGTGCCGAAGTACTACAGACCATCAAAGATATAAGCATTAGTAGGCGCAATGTTAGACAGAACTCACTCTTGTTGGCGTACGCTATTTGCGCCAGGTCAAATGACAGCGACACCAAAAGTGCGGCGTATGCTTTAATGTCTGAAATCTGCCGGATACCAACCCATCTTTTCATGTTCATCAAATATTGTGAAGAAGTGAGCAAAGATGAGCGTCCTGACACAG GAACGGGATGGGGGAGAGCACATAAAAGAGCGATAGGCAATTGGTacaccaattttgaaaaaaatccagaGAAGCTTGCACGCCTTATTACAAAATTCAAGAATCGAGAAAATTGGTGTCACAAAGACGTTTTGAGGTTATCGCATACATGCACCGAGGACCAAGTTATGGCGTTCATATTCAG TTACATCATCAATGGTTATGAGAAGGCCATGGCAAAATTCCGTCAGACCGTCTTGGAAATGTCCCAAGAAGAAGCttctaaatttagaaaaatatcagGTCTCATCAAAGTCTTTGATGATGCCGCCAGATGTGGAGACGCTAATAATCTTTGCGCTATGATAAAAGAGCACAAGTTAGCTTGGGAGCAATGTAATCAAAACCTCCGCAACAAAAAGGAAATATGGTGTGCTCTTCTTCCCCATATGCCACCAGAGGCGTTGATACGCAACCTCGGTAAAATGACAAGCTATGGAATGTTTGCTGAAAACAGTGAGGATGAACAAGAG GCACTGGACAAAATACGTTCAATCAATGTACCACGTGACGCTGCTGATCAAGAACCACGAGAAAGGTCAGTGGAAGGCAACGAAGATATAGAGGATGAACGTCCGTGGTTATCGAGAAATTCGTACAGAAATTTCCTTCATCCACTGAGAATATTCTTTGCATGGATTATTTAcaaaacag GACATGGAGACAGAGGAAATAGCACATGGGGACCCAACACGAGGATAACTAATGCTTTGGAAAAAGCCTTCTATCGAGGATACACTGCAGTTGAACCGACAGGCCAAACGTTTTACCTCGCTGTGAGTGTTAGTCCGTCCATGTCACGGCATATTTTCAAAAGCAG gacTGTAACGTGCTCAATGGCGGCAGCCACAATGCTCATGTTAACAGCAAGAACAGAGGAGAATTGTATCATTAAAG CATTTGGTCAGCGGACGGAAGACCTTGATATCTCGCCAACTGATACACTTGAACAAGTTGAACACAAGATGAGAAATGCTCAACATGGACAGCCGACAGACTGCGCTGAGCCAATAAAAGATGCAATTGATATGCAAAGAAAAGATATTGACGTATTTGTCATTTACACAGATAGTGAAACTTG CATCGGAAACGTCCACCCATATCAAGCTCTTTGTGAGTATCGCAAGTACTCGGCAAACCCGAGAGTAAAGATGGTTGTTTGCGGAATGTGTGCAACGGACTTAACCATCGCCGACAAGGAGGATCAGTATATGCTAGACATTGCGGGATTTGACTCCAATGCACCTTGGATAATATCCGAATTCGCCAGAGGACAGTTATAA